The Aureimonas populi genome includes the window AGTCGCCGCTGGCCCCGCCCCGGCTGGTGGAGCATCTGGACCGCACCGGCTGGGGCTATGACAGCGAGACGGCCGTCTTCATCGCCGACCTCGCCTCCATCGACCTCTCGCAAGCCATCGACCGCATCCCCATCCGCGACGGGGAGCGCTATCTGGAAGCGAGCCTGAAAGTGCACGAGCGCCCGCCGGAGCTGCGCGAGGGGCTGTGGCGCATCCTGTCCTCCATCCGCCCGGCGACGGCGTTCTTCGTGCGCGAGAGCACGGAGGGCGAGCCGGTGGCCGTGGCGCTGGCGACGGCCGACAACGATCTGGCGGGCATTCTCGACGTGGCCGTTGTGCCGCAGATGCGCCGGCAGGGGATCGGCCGCGACCTCATCCAGACGGCGCTGCGCCACACGATGCACAAGGGCGCGCGCACGGGCTGGCTCCAGGTGGAGTGCGCCAACACGGCCGGCATCGCGCTCTATCGCGGCCTCGGCTTCCGGGAGGCCTATCGCTACGTCTACCGCATCATGCCCGCCGACGCCTGACCGCCCGAAAGCCGCTTCCCATGCCCGTTTCCCGCCTCCTCCTCGTCGCCGCCTGCGCCCTGCTCGACACGGACAACCGCATTCTCCTGGCCGAGCGGCCGCAGGGCAAGTCGCTGGCGGGGCTGTGGGAGTTTCCCGGCGGCAAGGTGGAGCCTGGCGAGACGCCGGAGGCGACGCTGGTCCGCGAACTGGAGGAGGAGATCGGCATCGTGACGAAGCCGGAGTGCCTGGCCCCGCTCACCTTCGCCAGCCATGCCTATGAGGGCTTCCACCTGCTCATGCCCCTCTATGTCTGCCGCCGCTACGAGGGCATCGCCATGCCGCGCGAGGGCCAGCGGCTGAAATGGGTGCGCGCCGGCCAGTTGCGCGACTACCCCATGCCCCCCGCCGACCTGCCCCTGATTCCGCATCTGGTCGAACTGCTGGGGCGCTGAAGGCGTGTGAGGGGGCGGCCGACGCGATCGGCCCGAAACCCGCATGAGGCGCTCTTAAATCGAATTTTACCCATCCGCGCCATCATGCTGGAAAGCGGCCGCTGCGCGGCGGATGGGGAGCGGAGCGATGGCTGGAAACACGGTGCGCGGCGGGCTGGACACGCTGGTGCAGACGCGCCGGGCCCTGATGCGCGCGGCGGCGATCTTCGGCTCGCTGGCGCTGGTCGTCGTCTTCGTCATCGGCGGAACGATGGAGGAGCGTTCCTCGCGCTTCGCGCACGGCTCCCCCGGCCTCGACGAGATGGCCACCGGCTCCATCGGCCAGGGCGAGCGCTATACGGTGCGCCGTTCGGTGCTTCAGGCGCCGGGCAGCGGCCCCTGCCTCTATTTCCCCGACGGCTCGATACGCGGCGCCTGCTGAGGCGCCAGCGCCTCGGCGAGGCTGGCCTTGGCGCTGCCGGGCCGCAGCGGCTTCTGCTGGCTCTCATGCGGCTTCCAGCCGGACAGGTACACCACATCGAAGGTGGCGCGCACGCGCCCGTCCGGATCGGCGAACCGCTCCGCATAGATCTGCGCCGCGCGCAGGAACAGGCCGCGCGTGGCCGGCCGGCGCGCCCGCGCGTGCAAAATGTTGGCCATGCCCATGGCGCGGATATCCGCCATCAGCTCGAACATGGACGGGTAGCGCACGGTCAGCCGTTCCTGGTCGATGACCGGCAGCGCGAAGCCCGAGCGCTGAAGAAGCGCGCCCGCGTCGCGAAGCTCGATGAAGGGCAGGACGCGCGGCGAGGCGCCGCCCGAAAGCTCGGCCTCTGCCGAGAGCAGCGCCGAGCGCAGCTCCCCCAGCGTCTCGCCGCCGAGGAGGGCGGCGAGGAACAGGCCGTCCGGCTTCAGCGCGCGCCGCGCCTGCGCGAAGACGCCGGGCGTGTCGTTGGTGAGATGCAGCGAGAGATTGGAGGTGAGGAGGTCGAGGCTCGAATCGGCGAAGGGCAGGGCCTCCTCGTCGGCGACGACGCGCCACGCCTCGCCGCCACGCGCCGCGCCCGGCGCATCCATGCGCACGAGTTGGCGCACCTGCCCGCCGGCGGAGAGGCGCCGCGCCAGCTCGCCCCCGTCATGGCCGAGATCGGCGCCCGTCTCGAACACGCGCTGCACGAGGGAAAGGCGCTCGGCCAGCTCCTCGCCCACCCGCTCGGCCAGGAAGGTCGCGCGGCCGGACCGGCCGCGAAGCGCGCGCCTGCGGGCCAGAAGCTGGCGGTCGAACGGCTGGCCGGACGGTTCCAAGGCGAAGTCTCCCTTGCGGCGTTGCGGGCGGGGGCGGCATAATATCGCGTCCGCCCCGCCGCATGTGGGATAGGACGGATCGCGCCGGAAGGGGAGGGGCGAATGCGGCTGCGCGACATGCTGGCGCCCATCGGGCACTTCTTCTACCCGCCCATCTGCCCCGGCTGCGAAGGCGCGGTGGGGCGCGGGGGCGGGCTTTGCCCCGGCTGCTGGAGCGACCTTGCCTTCATCGAGCGCCCCTTCTGCGAGATTCTCTGCCTGCCCTTCGAGACGGACCACGGGCCGGGCGCGGTCTCCCCGGCCGCGATGGCCGAGCCGCCGGCCTTCGGGCGGCTGCGCGCTGCCGTCATCCACCGCGATCTCGGCGCGCGGCTGGTCTCGCTCCTGAAATACGGCGACCGGACCGACCTGGCGCCCCTGATGGCCGGGTGGATGGCGCGCGCGGGCGCCGATCTTCTGGCCGAGGCCGAGCTGGTGGTGCCCGTGCCGCTGCATCGCGGCCGCCTCTTCCGGCGCCGGTTCAACCAGTCGGCCGATCTGGCGCGGCGCGTGGCCGGGGCGGCGGGGCTCGCCTACCGCCCGCTTATCCTCGCCCGCGTGAAGGCCACGCGCCCGCAGGTGGGGCTCGGCGGCGCGGCGCGGCGGCGGAACCTTCAGGGCGCCTTCGCGGTGGCGAAGGGCCGGCGGGCCGAGATCGAGGGCCGGCGCATCCTCCTCGTCGACGACGTGTTCACCACGGGCACCACCGTTTCGAGCGCAGCCGCCGTCCTGAGACGCGCCGGCGCGGCCGGGGTGGATGTGCTGACCTTCTCAAGGGTTGCGCAAGCGGGCGCGTGACCGCATATCTCTGCGGCTTGTCAGCCGGTGAAGGTCCATGCCCCAGATCGTTGTCTACACCCGCCAGTTCTGCGGCTACTGCGCCCGCGCCAAGAGCCTCCTGGACCAGAAGGGCGCGCCCTACGAGGAAAAGGACGCGACCTACGAGCCGGCGCTGCGCGCCGAGATGATCGAGCGCTCCGGCCGCTCGACCTTTCCGCAGATCTTCATCGGGCAGACGCATGTCGGCGGCTGCGACGATCTGGTCGCGCTGGACCGCGAGGGCCGGCTCGACGCGCTGCTGGCGGATTGAGGACGGCGCCCATGCCCACACGCTTCAAGGCCGCCGTGGTGCAGATGCGCTCGGGCTTGGACCCCGCCGGCAACATCGAGGCGCTGGAGCGCCTTGTGGGCGAGGCGGCGCGCGCGGGCGCCCATTACGTGCAGACGCCCGAGATGACCGGCGCGCTCTGCCGGGAGCGCGAGCAGCTTCTGGCGAATTTGAGGGATGAGGACGAGGACCCCGTCGTAACGGCGGCCTCGGGCCTGGCCCGGACGCACGGCATCGTCCTGCATATCGGCTCGAGCGCGGTGGCCGCGCCGGGCGGCATGGCCGCCAACCGCGCCTTCCTGTTCGGGCCCGACGGCGCGCGCATCCAGACCTACGACAAGATCCACATGTTCGACGTGGATCTCGACAATGGCGAGAGCTGGCGCGAATCGCGCACCTATGCGCCGGGCGCCAGGGCGAGCCTTGCCGACATCGCGCCCGGCGGCGCCGAGGCGCGGCTGGGCTTCGCCGTGTGCTACGACATGCGCTTTCCCGAAATCTTCCGGGCGCAGGCGCTGGCGGGCGCGCAGATCCTGACGGCGCCCGCCGCCTTCACCCGGCAGACGGGCGAGGCGCATTGGCACGTGCTGCTGCGCGCCCGCGCCATCGAGAACGGCGCCTTCATGGTGGCGGCCGCCCAGGGCGGGCTGCATGAGGACGGGCGAGAGACCTACGGCCATTCGCTGATCGTCGATCCATGGGGGCGGGTGATCGCGGAGGTGGACGGCGACGAACCGGGCATCGCGCTGGCCGAGATCGACATGGCCGAGGTCGCCTCCGCGCGCGGCAAGATTCCCGCCCTGAAGAACCGGCGCCCCTTCACGGTGGGCGAGCCGGCCGGGGCTGCCGGCGCATGATCCACTTCCAGCTTCGTTGCGAGCCCGCCGGCCACGGCTTCGACGGGTGGTTCCGATCGGGCGAGGATTTCGACGCGCAGTGCGCGCGCGGCCTCGTGCAGTGCCCGGCCTGCGGCTCGCAGAGCGTTGCCAAGGCGCTCATGGCCCCCGCGCTCGCCACAGGGAAGGAGGCGCCCGCCGCCTCCGGCCCGCAGGCCGTGACGGGCGCTCCGGCCGAGCTGGCCCGGGCCTATGCGAAATTGCAGGAGATGGCGCGCGAGGTGCGGGCGAACTCCGAATATGTCGGCCGCGATTTCGCGCAGGAGGCGCGGCGCATCCATTTCGGCGAGGCGCAGGAGCGGCGCATCTATGGCGAGGCGTCGGGCGCGGAAGTGAAGGCGCTGGCCGAGGATGGCATCCCCGCCCTGCCGCTGCCGGCGCTGCCCGAGGACGGGCATTGAGCGAGTCCAAACGGGCGAAGGTCTGGAAGAAGGCCCCCAGCCCCTGCATCGGCGTGTGCAAGTTCCGCGACGAAGGGCGATGCCTGGGCTGCCAGATGACGCGGCCGGAGAAGAAAGCCTTCAAGCGGCTGAAGAAGAAGGCGCACAAGATGGCCTTCTTCCACGAGCTGATGGGGCGGCTGGAGGCGAGGGGGCGGCTGGCCTACTGGACGCGCATGTACCGGCGCCGATGCGAGCGCCGCGAACGGCCTTGCCCGCTCGACAGGCTGGAAAGCGAGCGCGAGGCTGCCTAACTGGAAGAATTCCAGTCTTCCACGAAGGGCCCGAACTCCCAGTGAGCGATATTCCGGACGAAGTCTGGGCGCAGGCTCCCTCTCCCTGCGTCGATGTGTGCAAATACAAGCGGCAGGGCCGCTGCGTGGGCTGCATGATGACGAAGGCGGAGAAGGACGCCTTTCCGGCCTCCGGTGGCGCGGAGCGCAAGCGCGCCTTCTTCGAGGCGCTGCTGGCCAGGCTGACCGCCGAGCACAGGAATCCGGCCTTCTGGGCGATCGCCTATCGCCGCAAATGCGAGCGCGAGGGCGTGCCGTGCCCGCTGGACCCCGGGCCGGCGGAGCGACAGGCGTCATGAAAAACCCGCCGGGGCGACCCGGCGGGTTTTTTCATCTCGATGGCGAACCGCTCAGGCGGCGGTGGTCTTCAGGTGCGCGCGCAGGAACCAGGCGAACTTGTCGTGAACCTCGATGCGGTTCGTGGCCAGGTCGTTGGTCGCCCAGTCGCCATGCTCCTCGGCTACCTGCGCCAGCGCCGAAAGCGTGGAGGACAGGGTCTCCTGATCCTTCAGGAGCACCTCGATCATGGTCCGGGCGTCGGTGCGCCCGTCATGCTCCTCGATGGCGGAGCGCTCCAGATAGACCGAATAGCGGCCTTCGGCATGAACGTCGAACGCCTTGATGCGCTCGGCCAGCGTGTCCTGCGCCTCGAAATGGTCCTCGTAGATCTTCTGGAACAGCTCGTGCAGGGGGCCGAAGGCCATGCCGGTGACGTTCCAGTGGAAGTTCTGCGCCTTGAGGGTTTCCACGGCGGTCTCGGCAAGCGCCTGCGTCAGCCCGCCGACGATGTCTTCCTTGGCGCTCGGCTCGATCTTGGCTGCGACCAGTCCCATGATGCTCTCCTGTCTCGTGCCGGCATCGGGCCGGCCGCTCTCTTTGGAATGGTTCCAATCTAGGCTCGATCGATATCGTGATCAAGCCTCTTTTGAATCATTCTAAACTGGCGTGCCGAAAAATCCCGTCGCCCGTCAATCCGGCCGCGCCGGATTCAGTTCCGTCCGTCGAGGGCGCGCACGAGGCCGGCCGAAAGAAAGCGCATCCAGCGCCGCTGCGCCGGGCGCACGCGCCAGGAGACGAGCGCGGCGGCGGCCTTCTCCTCCCCCGCGCGCCAGGCGCCGACGAGGCGGATCAGCCAGATCTCGTCGTCGCTCGGCCGGCGCGTGCCGGGCCGGTAGAAGCACATTTCGCGAATGGCGCCGTCGGCGAGGCCCCGGAAGAAGGCGTTGGAGAATCGGGAGAGGGAACCGTCCTGCCCACCGGCCAGCAGGAAGCAGGCGCGCTCCAGATCGGGCTTGGGCGCGAGCCGGGCGCGCAGCGCCAGCCAGCGCAGCCTGTCCAGCTCGACCGCCTGCGCCTCGCTGAGGCCATGCTCCTGCCCCAGCCGCTGCGCGGTCGGACATCCCGGAAAGGCCAGCACGGTCCGGCCGGCGGGAGAGGCTGTCTCGGTGCGGAGCAATGCGGCCATGAACGATCCTGTGTCCGGGCATTCCGGCCCTGACGGCGGCCTGCCCGAAGAATGTTGACTGCGTTTCGCAGGTATTAGCAGATCGCGCGGGGGCGTGCAAAGCTTCGGCACCGCGCGCGCCTCCACGGGGTGCGCCCGCCAATGCGAGGCCCGGGTGGGCTTAGCGAGAGGCGAGGCGCATCGCCTCGAACTCGGCTTCGCCCTCGTGGCGATAGTCTCCGAAGACGGCGGCGATGGCGGTGCGCCCCGCGCCCTTGAAGCGGTAGACTGCCCCGACGCTACCGGGTCCGCCGGCGGAATGGCCCGCCGCCTCCGCCCCCGGCACCGGCCCGGCCATCACGCCCAGCCCGTAGCCCGTGGCGAGCCAGGGCCGTTCGGGGAGGGGGCCGCCGAGCGAGCGGATGGCGAGAAGCTGGCCGAGTTCCCGCGGCGCCAGCAACCCGCCCTCCAGAATTGCGTGGAGGCAGCGGGCCGCATCGCCTGCCGGGCCGATGACCGTTCCATGGAAGACCCAGCCGGGATCGTAGGCATGAGGCGGCGGGAGGGCGAGGCCGGCCATGTCCGAGGCCGTCTCGGCCAGGACCGGTTCGGTGAGCGACAGCGGAAGGAAGATGGTTTCGCGCAGCAGCGAGGCGAGTGATCGGCCACCCGCCGCCTCGAGGCGGCGGCGGGCCAGGAGATAGCCGATATTGGAATATCGCCAGCCTTCGCCGGGCTCGAAGCGGAGCCTGCGCGCCTCGGTGCGGGACAGGAGCTCGCCGTCGCTCCAGGGGGCCTCTTCGGCCGCGACCGCCGCCTGGTAGGCCGCAAGACCCGCATAGTCCGGCAGGCCGGCGGTGTGGTGCAGCACCTGGCGAAGCGTGTAGCGCGGATCGTGCATGGGCGCGTCGAGATCGAGGCGCCCCTCTCCCGCAAGCTTCAGGGCCAGCGTGGCGATGAGCGTCTTGGTGAAGCTCCACCATGGCACGAAGTCACGAGAGGATTCGACGATGACGCGTCCATCGGCGCCGATCAGCGCCGCATGGGGACGGGAAGCCATCTCAGCCCCTTCTGGCCAGAACCATGTAGTTGACGTCCATGTCTCTCGCGCGGCGCCATTCGTCGGCGAGGGGGTGGTAGACGACGCCGGTCTCGTCGATCATCGCCAGGCCGGCGCGCGTCACGGGGGCCTTGATCTCGGCCGGCGTCACCAGCTTGGAATATTGATGCGTGCCCTTCGGCAGCCAGCCCAGCACGTACTCCGCCCCCACGATGGCGAAGGTCAGCGCCTTGAAGGTGCGGTTGATGGTGGCGACGAAGAGGAGGCCCCCGGGCTTCACCATGTTGGCGGCCGAGGTGAGGAACAGGTCCACGTCGGAGACGTGTTCCACCACCTCCAGCGCCAGCACCACGTCGTAGCGCTCGCCGGCCTGGTCCAGCGCTTCGGCCGTGGTGGCGCGGTAATCCACCGGCACGCCGCTTTCGCTCGCGTGGAGCCGCGCGACCTCGATATTGGTGGAGGAGGCATCGACGCCCGTGACGCTGGCGCCCAGCCGCGCCAGCGGCTCGCAGATGAGCCCGCCGCCGCAGCCGATGTCCAGCATGGACAGGCCCTCGAAGGGGCGATCCGCCTTCGGGTCCAGCCCGAAGTTCAGGCCCACCTCCTCGCGGATATAGGCGAGGCGCACCGGGTTGAACTTGTGCAGCGGCTTGAACTTGCCGGCCGGATTCCACCATTCGGCGGCAAGGCGCGAGAAGCGCTCGACCTCCGCCGCGTCGATCGTCGTCGCACCCGAATGGCTCATCGGTTGGTCCCTTTCGCGTTTGCCCCGGCATGTTCCGCGTTGGCCGGCAAAGTCAAGCCGCGCGCCGATCCTTGCGGGGAGGCCGCGTTTCGGCTAGGGAGCCCTCGCGTTTTCGTCATCGGCCTCGTGCCGGTCGCGAGCCCTTTTCCCGCCGGCGAAACCCATCCGCCGCCAGCCCGTCGACCCAATTCATGGCCCGTCTCGTTCTGAAATTCGGCGGCACCTCGGTCGCCGACATCGACCGCATCGCCAATGTCGCGCGCCACGTCAAACGCGAGGTCGATGCCGGCCATCAGGTCGCCGTGGTGGTCTCGGCCATGTCCGGCAAGACCAACGAGCTGGTGGAATGGTGCCGGCAGGCCTCGCCGATGCACGACGCGCGCGAGTACGATGCCGTGGTGGCCTCCGGCGAGCAGGTGACGGCGGGGCTCCTGGCGATCACGCTCCAGCGCATGGGCGTGAACGCGCGCTCCTGGACCGGCTGGCAGATCCCCATCCGCACGGACGGCCAGCACGGCGCCGCGCGCATCCAGGAGATCGAGGGCGCGGAAATCGTGCGCCGCTTCGGCGAGGGGCAGGTGGCCGTGGTCGCCGGCTTCCAGGGCATCGCGCCCGACAACCGCATCGCCACGCTGGGGCGCGGCGGCTCCGACACCTCGGCCGTGGCGCTGGCCGCCGCGCTGAAGGCGGACCGCTGCGACATCTATACGGACGTGGACGGCGTCTACACCACCGACCCGCGCATCGAGCCCAAGGCCCGGCGCATGGCGCGCATCTCCTTCGAGGAGATGCTGGAGATGGCCTCGCTCGGCGCCAAGGTGCTGCAGGTGCGCTCGGTGGAACTGGCCATGGTCCACAAGGTGCGCACCTTCGTGCGGTCCTCCTTCGAGGACCCGGACGCCCCCGGCATGGGCGATTTACTCAATCCGCCCGGAACCCTCATTTGCGACGAGGACGAGATCGTGGAACAGCAGGTCGTCACCGGCATCGCCTACGCCAAGGACGAGGCGCAGATCTCGCTGCGCCGCGTGGAGGACCGCCCAGGCGTCGCCGCCTCCATCTTCGGGCCGCTGGCCGAGGCCGGGGTCAACGTGGACATGATCGTGCAGAACGTCTCCGAGGACGGCACGCGCACCGACATGACCTTCACCGTGCCGGCCGGCGACCTGCCCAAGGCGGTCAAGGTCATCGAGGACGCCCGCTCCGAGATGCGCTTCGACGTCATCCAGTCCGACAAGGGGCTGACCAAGGTCTCGGTGATCGGCATCGGCATGAGGAGCCACACGGGCGTGGCGGCCACGGCCTTCAAGGCGCTGGCCGATCGCGGCATCAACATCCGCGCCATCACCACCTCCGAGATCAAGATATCCATCCTGATCGACGGCGAGTTCTCCGAGCTCGCGGTGCGGACCTTGCATTCCGTCTACGGTCTCGACAAAGCTCCGGTCTGACCCCGGCGATTATCGCCATCCCGGCCGAATCGCCCGCCCAGGCGAGCGAGCCCGACCCCTTGGACGGAAGACGCCTCTGATGCGAAGCGATTCCCTAGGGCCCCGCGTCCTCTTGCGCAAGATGCGCGAACTGATGGCCGATCCGCTGGACCCCCAGGCGCGGCTGGACGAGATCGTGCGGCAGATCGCCGCGACGATGGCGGCCGAGGTGTGCTCGCTCTACGTGCTGCGCGCCGACGGGGTGCTGGAGCTCTACGCCACGCAGGGCCTCAATCCGGGCTCGGTGCATCTGGCGCAACTGCGCCTCGGCGAGGGCCTTGTGGGCACCATCGCCGCCACGGCCCGGCCGCTCAACCTCAACGACGCGCAGAAGCACCCCGCCTTCACCTACCTGCCGGAGACGGGCGAGGAGATCTACAACTCGTTCCTGGGCGTGCCCATCCTGCGCGCCGGCCGGACGCTGGGCACGCTCGTCATCCAGAACCGCGCCAACCGCCTCTACCGCGACGAGGAGGCCGAGGCGCTGGAGACGGTGGCCATGGTCGTGGCCGAGATGATCGCCGCCGGGAGCCTGGAAGGCGTCTCGCGGCCGGGCGTCGTGCTCGACCTTTCGCGGCCGGCCCATTTCGAGGGCACGGGGCTGGCGGAGGGCATCGGGCTCGGCCACGTGGTGTTGCACGAGCCGCGCGTCGTCGTCACCAACCTCTTCAACGAGGATGTCGAGGCCGAGATCGACCGCCTGCACAAGGCCCTGGCGGAGCTGCGCATCTCGGTGGAGGACATGCTGGCGCGCCGCGACATGGCGGCGGACGGCGAGCATCGCGCGGTGCTGGAGGCCTACCGCATGTTCGCCCATGACCGGGGCTGGGTGCGCCGGCTGGAGGAGGCCGTGCGCAACGGCCTGACGGCCGAGGCCTCGGTCGAGAAGGTGCAGAGCGACATGCGCGCGCGCATGATGCACATGAGCGACCCCTATATCCGCGAGCGGCTGAACGATTTCGACGACCTGGCCAACCGCCTGCTGCGCCAGCTCATGGGCCGCGGCGACGACCCCTTCGCGCCCGAGACGCAGGGCGACGCCATCCTCGTGTGCCGCTCCATGGGCGCGGCCGAGCTTCTGGACTACCGCCGCGAGCAGGTGCGCGGCCTCGTGCTGGAGGAGGGCGCGGCCACGAGCCACGTGGTGATCGTGGCGCGCGCGCTGGGCATTCCGGTGGTGGGGCAGGCCAAGGGCGTCGTCTCCATGGCCGAGAACGGCGATGCGATCCTCGTCGACGGCGAGGAGGGCATCGTGCATCTGCGCCCGCCCGCCGACGTGGAGAGCGTCTTTGCCGAACGCGTCGAGTTCCGCGCGCGGCGCCAGGAGCGCTACCGCGCGCTGCGCGACACGCCCGCCCGCTCGCGCGACGGGCAGGACGTGGACCTGATGATGAATGCCGGGCTGCTGGTGGACCTGCCGCATCTGGACCAGGCCGGGGCGGCGGGCATCGGCCTCTTCCGCACCGAGCTTCAGTTCATGATCGCCTCGGCCATGCCGCGCGCCAGCGAGCAGGAGCGCTTCTACGCCGCGGTGCTGGAGGCGGCGGGCGAGCGGCCCGTGACCTTCCGCACCCTCGATATCGGCGGCGACAAGGTGCTGCCCTATCTGCACCAGTCGCCGGAGGAGAACCCCGCGCTCGGCTACCGGGCGCTGCGGCTGGCGCTGGACCGGCCGGGGCTGATGCGCACGCAACTGCGCGCGCTGATGCGCGCGGCGAGCGGGCGCGACCTGCGCATCATGGTGCCGATGGTTTCCGACCTGTCGGAGATGCGCCAGGCGCGCGATCTCATCAGCCGCGAGTTCAAGCACCTCACGCGCTTCGGCCACCACCTGCCGCACCGGCTGCAACTGGGCGCGATGATCGAGGTCCCCTCGATCCTCTACCAGCTCGACGAGCTGATGCAGCTCGTCGATTTCGTCTCCGTGGGCTCCAACGACCTGTTCCAGTTCTTCTTCGCGGTGGACCGGGGCAACGCGCAGGTGGCGAACCGCTTCGACGACCTGTCTCCGCCCTTCGCCAAGGCGCTGAGGGACATCGTGGAGGCGGGGCGGCGCAATTCGGTGGGCGTGACGCTGTGCGGCGAGATGGCCGGGCGTCCGCTCTCGGCCATGGCGCTGCTCGGGCTCGGCTTCCGCTCCATCTCCATGACCTCCTCGGCCATCGGCCCGGTGAAGGCGATGCTGATCGAACTCGACATCGCCGATCTCGAGGCGAAGATGACGGCCTTCCTCGCGGACGGACGGCGGCGCACCACGCTGCGCCGCTTCCTCGAGGACTACGCGACGAGCCACTCCATCCCCCTTTGAGCCCGGCCCCGGCCGGCCCGCTCCCTTCGGACGCAGCGACGACCCATGGCGATTCTGCCCCAAGCCACGATGACCGAAATCCTCAAACGCTCCGCCTATCTGGAGAGCGAGATGGCGCGGGGGCCGGCCCATGAGGTCTACTCGAAGCTCGCCGCCGAATATGCCGGGCTGGAAGGCGTGGTCGCGGCCATCCGCGCCCACCAGGCCGCCGGGCGCGAGCGCGACGAGCTGCGCGCCATGATGGAGGACCCGGCCAGCGACCGCGAGATGCGCGACCTGGCCGCCGCCGAGCTCGGCGAGGTGGAGGAGCGCATCGAGAGGCTCTCGCGGGAAATCCTCATCCTGCTCCTGCCCAGGGACGCGGCCGACGAGAAGGGTGCGATCCTGGAGATCCGGGCCGGCACCGGCGGCTCGGAGGCCGGGCTCTTCGCCGGCGATCTCTTCCGCATGTACCAGCGCTATGCCGAGCTGAACCGCTGGAAGGTGGAGGTGCTCGACGCCTCGGAAGGCGAGGTGGGCGGCTACAAGGAGGTGATCGCCTCGGTGAAGGGCCAGGGCGTGTTCTCCCGCCTCAAGTTCGAATCGGGTGTCCACCGGGTGCAGCGCGTGCCGGCCACTGAATCCTCCGGCCGCATCCACACCTCGGCCGCCACCGTGGCCGTGCTGCCCGAAGCGGAGGACATCGACATCGAGGTGCGGCCCGAGGACATCCGCATCGACACGATGCGCGCGTCCGGCGCGGGCGGCCAGCACGTCAACACCACCGATTCGGCGGTGCGCATCACCCATCTGCCGACCGGCATCGTCGTGACCTCCTCGGAAAAGTCGCAGCACCAGAACAGGGCGCGCGCCATGCAGGTGCTCAAGGCCCGGCTCTACGACATGGAGCGGCAGAAGGCGGACGACGAGCGCTCGGCCGCGCGCCGCAGCCAGGTCGGCTCGGGCGACCGTTCCGAACGCATCCGCACCTACAATTTCCCGCAGGGGCGCGTGACGGACCACCGGATCAACCTGACGCTCTACAAGCTCGACCGGGTGATCGAGGGGGAGATGGACGAGCTGGTGGAGGCGCTGCTGGCCGACCACCAGGCGGCGCTGCTGGCCGCTGTCGGCGGCGATGGCTGAGACGCTGGGCGCGCTTCTGGCGCGCGCGCGCGCGCGGCTGCGGGCGGGAGGGCTGGAGAGCCCCGATCTCGACGCGCGGCTTCTGGCGCAGGAGGCGCTCGGGCTCGACGCCGCCGGG containing:
- the ubiG gene encoding bifunctional 2-polyprenyl-6-hydroxyphenol methylase/3-demethylubiquinol 3-O-methyltransferase UbiG — encoded protein: MSHSGATTIDAAEVERFSRLAAEWWNPAGKFKPLHKFNPVRLAYIREEVGLNFGLDPKADRPFEGLSMLDIGCGGGLICEPLARLGASVTGVDASSTNIEVARLHASESGVPVDYRATTAEALDQAGERYDVVLALEVVEHVSDVDLFLTSAANMVKPGGLLFVATINRTFKALTFAIVGAEYVLGWLPKGTHQYSKLVTPAEIKAPVTRAGLAMIDETGVVYHPLADEWRRARDMDVNYMVLARRG
- a CDS encoding aspartate kinase gives rise to the protein MARLVLKFGGTSVADIDRIANVARHVKREVDAGHQVAVVVSAMSGKTNELVEWCRQASPMHDAREYDAVVASGEQVTAGLLAITLQRMGVNARSWTGWQIPIRTDGQHGAARIQEIEGAEIVRRFGEGQVAVVAGFQGIAPDNRIATLGRGGSDTSAVALAAALKADRCDIYTDVDGVYTTDPRIEPKARRMARISFEEMLEMASLGAKVLQVRSVELAMVHKVRTFVRSSFEDPDAPGMGDLLNPPGTLICDEDEIVEQQVVTGIAYAKDEAQISLRRVEDRPGVAASIFGPLAEAGVNVDMIVQNVSEDGTRTDMTFTVPAGDLPKAVKVIEDARSEMRFDVIQSDKGLTKVSVIGIGMRSHTGVAATAFKALADRGINIRAITTSEIKISILIDGEFSELAVRTLHSVYGLDKAPV
- the ptsP gene encoding phosphoenolpyruvate--protein phosphotransferase: MRSDSLGPRVLLRKMRELMADPLDPQARLDEIVRQIAATMAAEVCSLYVLRADGVLELYATQGLNPGSVHLAQLRLGEGLVGTIAATARPLNLNDAQKHPAFTYLPETGEEIYNSFLGVPILRAGRTLGTLVIQNRANRLYRDEEAEALETVAMVVAEMIAAGSLEGVSRPGVVLDLSRPAHFEGTGLAEGIGLGHVVLHEPRVVVTNLFNEDVEAEIDRLHKALAELRISVEDMLARRDMAADGEHRAVLEAYRMFAHDRGWVRRLEEAVRNGLTAEASVEKVQSDMRARMMHMSDPYIRERLNDFDDLANRLLRQLMGRGDDPFAPETQGDAILVCRSMGAAELLDYRREQVRGLVLEEGAATSHVVIVARALGIPVVGQAKGVVSMAENGDAILVDGEEGIVHLRPPADVESVFAERVEFRARRQERYRALRDTPARSRDGQDVDLMMNAGLLVDLPHLDQAGAAGIGLFRTELQFMIASAMPRASEQERFYAAVLEAAGERPVTFRTLDIGGDKVLPYLHQSPEENPALGYRALRLALDRPGLMRTQLRALMRAASGRDLRIMVPMVSDLSEMRQARDLISREFKHLTRFGHHLPHRLQLGAMIEVPSILYQLDELMQLVDFVSVGSNDLFQFFFAVDRGNAQVANRFDDLSPPFAKALRDIVEAGRRNSVGVTLCGEMAGRPLSAMALLGLGFRSISMTSSAIGPVKAMLIELDIADLEAKMTAFLADGRRRTTLRRFLEDYATSHSIPL
- the prfA gene encoding peptide chain release factor 1; translated protein: MAILPQATMTEILKRSAYLESEMARGPAHEVYSKLAAEYAGLEGVVAAIRAHQAAGRERDELRAMMEDPASDREMRDLAAAELGEVEERIERLSREILILLLPRDAADEKGAILEIRAGTGGSEAGLFAGDLFRMYQRYAELNRWKVEVLDASEGEVGGYKEVIASVKGQGVFSRLKFESGVHRVQRVPATESSGRIHTSAATVAVLPEAEDIDIEVRPEDIRIDTMRASGAGGQHVNTTDSAVRITHLPTGIVVTSSEKSQHQNRARAMQVLKARLYDMERQKADDERSAARRSQVGSGDRSERIRTYNFPQGRVTDHRINLTLYKLDRVIEGEMDELVEALLADHQAALLAAVGGDG